The genomic stretch GCACCAGCATCAATAAATTCCAATTCCAAATCATCCATATTTAAATCCCCAAGCTCCAGACTAAAGAATCCTTTTCTATCGAAAATAAAGCTTAAAGACCCGTTTTTTCCTAAGCTTCCACTGTACTTATTGAATACCGCTCGAACATTAGCAACTGTTCTTTGGGTATTATCAGTAGTACATTCTAGGAAAACAGCAATTCCATGAGGAGCGTATCCTTCATAAGTGAGCTCTTCATAGTTATTAGAATCTTTATCATCTCCTTTTTTAATCGCTCTTAGGATATTATCCTTGGGCATACTCACACCTTTGGCATTGGTAATGGCCAAACGAAGCTTAGGATTAGAATCAGGATCATTACCACCCTCTTTTACTGCGATAGTGATATCTTTAACAATTTTACTAAACATTTTAGAGCGCTTAGCATCTGCTGCTCCTTTTTTGCGTTTAATGGTTGACCATTTACTATGTCCTGACATATTTCTATTTTTTTATTGAATGGGTAAAATTACGAAAATTCGTGGCTTATTTTAGTGAAGCATTAGACTTAAAAACCAAATTTCAGAAACCAACATCCCAAGGTCTTGATTTTGATAAATATACACTATCTTTGAACCGAAACAGTTCGCTATGAAAAATATACTTCTAAATATCAGTATTGCTTTTCTCCTTTCCTGTGGCTTTTCCGCTCAAGGCCAAGATGACAATTACCTTTTGATGGTTATAGACGTGCAAGAATTTGAGAATGTGAAGGAGGAAATTCCAACAGAAGTTTATCAAGACTTTTTAAAAGAGGTTAATGGAGTGATTGAGTCATTCGAGAAAGAAAAAGTAATCTATATTAGAGATTTGTCTTTGGTACTTTCTCTATCTTTTAAAGGAAAATCCATTGACACCGTGAGCTTCCCAAATTTCGAACCTGACTTAAAAATAGTAAATGAGCATGTTTTTATAAAAACAGAAGGTGACTCTTTCACAGCGGATGGATTAGAGGAATATCTATTAAAATTCCCCGATCATAAAATTGTAGTCATTGGACTTATTGCAGATGGCTGTATATTTATCACTTTAAAATCTGGAGTTAAACACGATTATGATATGTATATGATACCAGAAGCCATACTCGCCAGATCCGAAATAAGTAAAGAAAAGTATTTCAGGAAGTATAAAAAGATGGGTGTGAAAATATATAAAAAATAATACAATGATAAAAAGCCTAAACAATTGGCAGAAAAGATTTTACGGAGCTATGATTGTCACTATTCTAGGAATAGCATTTTCAACTATCATGACTGATGCACCTCAATCAATAGGTACTGTATTTATAGCCATTGGTGGATTATTGTTTATCTCTGGCATGAATTTGAAAAACAAATCGGAACAAGAAAAAGAACAATAATTCAATGAATACTAAACACTCCCATATCATTCTATATGATGGAGTATGCAAATTATGTCATGCATCGGTCAACTTTATTATCCACAGAGATTCTAAAGCGATTTTCAGATTCCAAGCTTTGCAAGATTTTAAAAACTTTGAATTATTAGAAAGTCAGATTCAAAAGCCCATCCCCGATTCTATCCTATATATTCAGGAAGGGAAAATTTTCACCAAATCAACAGCAGCTTTAAAAATATGTAAAAATCTGGATGGTTTATGGCCTGTTTTCTATGTGTTTATTATGCTACCAAAACCCATCAGAGACTATATTTATGATCTCATTGCCAAATACCGATATTCTTGGTTTGGAAAGTATAATACTTGTATGATTCCCGATGAAAATTTAATTGATAGATTTATATAAAATGATGAATTAGAGAACTATCTTTGGCGCCATGAAAATCAGCTTAAAACTGAGTGGCCTTAGCCCCGCCGAAAGATATACTTTCAGGCTTCACCTTATCTATTCTATTTTAGAAGGCATAGTCTTGGGTGTATTGGCCCTCAACGAATTCGTTTTCCTGAAGAGTTTAAAAGGTAGCAATATGCAATTGGGAATTCTTTTCCAATTTAGCATGGTGGTATTTATTGGATTGATTTTTATTAATGAACTCATCAGGAGAACCAAAAACAAAGCCAAGATGTTGAGAATAACAGCCATTCTCACTCGACTACCCCTCGTCCTTCTCTTTTTCTTTCCTCGCAGCGAAGCGGCACTAGATGGGGATTCTATTTATCACCTGATTTTCTTGGCCATATTCTTAGCCTATTACCTGGCGGCTCCTATAATCTATCCCACTATCAATCAATTTCTTAAAAACACTTATAGCCACAAAAACTTTGGGCGGCTTTTTTCCAATGCCACCTCTATAAATAAAATTGTGATGCTAGTGGTCACTTTTGCCTATGGTTTATGGCTCGATATTGATCCTTATGCTTTCACTTGGATTTATCCAATTATTGCCATTATAGGAATTGCTTCGGTACATCTACTATCGAAAATTCCATACACCGACAAGGATGTCATCATTAAAAAGCCCTTTAATGTAGCCGTAAAGGATAGTATTAAAAGAATGACAAATTTAGTAGTTACCAACAAACCCTATCTGCATTTCGAATTAGGATTTATGCTTTATGGCTTTGCTTTTATGTCCACCGTTGCTGTAGTTACCATCTACTACGATGAGGTTTTACATTTGAATTATTCTTCAGTGGCCTTCTATAAAAACTCATACAACATATTGGCTATTATGATATTGCCATTTTTTGGAAAACTCTTAGGCAAGATAGATCCCAGAAAATTTGCTGTCATCACTTTTAGTAGTATGTTATTGTATATTCTAGCTTTAGCATTAACCCAATACTTTCCAGCAAATATAAACCTTTGGAATATCAAAATCTATTATATGATGCTGGCTTACATTCTGTTTCACAGCATTTTTGCAGCTACCATGTCTTTGCTTTGGTTTATAGGTTCAGCCTATTTCGGAAAAGACAAAGATGCTGGTGATTTACAAGCTGTCCACCTATCACTTACTGGGATTAGAGCGGCCTTTGCCCCTCTTGTGGGTATTATCTTTTATCAATTATTTGGATATACTATTACTTTTGGCATTGCTATTCTTTGCCTTTTAATTGCGGTTCTATTGATGATATGGTCTTATCGTAGACGAAAAATTGGCTAACTTTTTATTTGTCATTTTCATGACTCCTTCGAGAAACATTGTGGAATAATAAATTTCAAAACAAAAAATGTATTTTTGCCCTAATATTATAAATTTATTGGAGAATAATGTCGGACTGGCAAGAAAGAACTGCTCTGCTTTTAGGAGCAGAAAAAATAAAGAAATTACATGATAGTCATGTATTGATTGTTGGACTCGGAGGAGTTGGAGCCTATGCTGCTGAGCAAATAGTGCGTGCAGGGGTTGGACAAGTGACCATAGTAGATGGCGACGCTGTTTCTGAAAGCAATAGAAACCGACAGATGGCCGCTTTAGTAAGTACTTTAGATCAATCTAAAGCTAAAATCATGGAACAAAGGCTACTGGATATCAATCCGGATTTAAAAATCACCACCATAAACGAATACATTAAAGATGAGCGGATGGAAGAACTCCTCGACCATCCCTATGATTATGTGGTAGATGCCATAGATACCTTATCTCCTAAGATATTTCTACTTTACCACTGTCTACAAAAAGAGTTGAAAGTCGCTAGTTCAATGGGTGCTGGTGGAAAGGTAGACCCCAGCCAAGTTCAGATAGCTGATATCTCCAAATCATATAATGATAAATTGGCTAGAATCCTTAGAAAAAGGCTCCATAGATTGGGCGTTTATGAAGGAATAAAAGTGGTTTTTTCTCCTGAAGTAGTAGACGAATCGGCAGTCATTCTCACCGAAGGCGAACAAAACAAGAAG from Lentimicrobium sp. L6 encodes the following:
- a CDS encoding isochorismatase family protein yields the protein MKNILLNISIAFLLSCGFSAQGQDDNYLLMVIDVQEFENVKEEIPTEVYQDFLKEVNGVIESFEKEKVIYIRDLSLVLSLSFKGKSIDTVSFPNFEPDLKIVNEHVFIKTEGDSFTADGLEEYLLKFPDHKIVVIGLIADGCIFITLKSGVKHDYDMYMIPEAILARSEISKEKYFRKYKKMGVKIYKK
- a CDS encoding ThiF family adenylyltransferase, producing the protein MSDWQERTALLLGAEKIKKLHDSHVLIVGLGGVGAYAAEQIVRAGVGQVTIVDGDAVSESNRNRQMAALVSTLDQSKAKIMEQRLLDINPDLKITTINEYIKDERMEELLDHPYDYVVDAIDTLSPKIFLLYHCLQKELKVASSMGAGGKVDPSQVQIADISKSYNDKLARILRKRLHRLGVYEGIKVVFSPEVVDESAVILTEGEQNKKTTVGTISYMPAIFGNFLSSIVIRDLMNSK
- a CDS encoding thiol-disulfide oxidoreductase DCC family protein; this encodes MNTKHSHIILYDGVCKLCHASVNFIIHRDSKAIFRFQALQDFKNFELLESQIQKPIPDSILYIQEGKIFTKSTAALKICKNLDGLWPVFYVFIMLPKPIRDYIYDLIAKYRYSWFGKYNTCMIPDENLIDRFI
- a CDS encoding MFS transporter; the protein is MKISLKLSGLSPAERYTFRLHLIYSILEGIVLGVLALNEFVFLKSLKGSNMQLGILFQFSMVVFIGLIFINELIRRTKNKAKMLRITAILTRLPLVLLFFFPRSEAALDGDSIYHLIFLAIFLAYYLAAPIIYPTINQFLKNTYSHKNFGRLFSNATSINKIVMLVVTFAYGLWLDIDPYAFTWIYPIIAIIGIASVHLLSKIPYTDKDVIIKKPFNVAVKDSIKRMTNLVVTNKPYLHFELGFMLYGFAFMSTVAVVTIYYDEVLHLNYSSVAFYKNSYNILAIMILPFFGKLLGKIDPRKFAVITFSSMLLYILALALTQYFPANINLWNIKIYYMMLAYILFHSIFAATMSLLWFIGSAYFGKDKDAGDLQAVHLSLTGIRAAFAPLVGIIFYQLFGYTITFGIAILCLLIAVLLMIWSYRRRKIG
- a CDS encoding YebC/PmpR family DNA-binding transcriptional regulator, with product MSGHSKWSTIKRKKGAADAKRSKMFSKIVKDITIAVKEGGNDPDSNPKLRLAITNAKGVSMPKDNILRAIKKGDDKDSNNYEELTYEGYAPHGIAVFLECTTDNTQRTVANVRAVFNKYSGSLGKNGSLSFIFDRKGFFSLELGDLNMDDLELEFIDAGAEDIEVEEQHITITTAMEDFGSMMKKLEELNIEPESAELQRIPVTTEKLDVESAKKVLKIIEIFEEDDDVSNVYHNLEMTDELEEALSQE